A genomic region of Bacteroides acidifaciens contains the following coding sequences:
- a CDS encoding chromate transporter produces the protein MVLEYLKLFVTFAKIGMFTIGGGYAMIPLIEREIVAKQWMSKEEFMEMFALTQSLPGVFAVNISIFVGYKLYKVGGSLVCALATILPSFVIMMLIAVFFARFQDNEVMIRIFNGIRPAVVALILFPCISAVRALKLKYLQLVAPAIATLLIWQFGLSPIYIVLAGILGGLVYTLWLKEKITNKQV, from the coding sequence ATGGTATTAGAGTATTTGAAATTGTTTGTGACGTTTGCGAAGATTGGAATGTTTACTATTGGTGGTGGCTATGCCATGATTCCGTTAATTGAACGGGAGATCGTTGCCAAACAGTGGATGAGTAAGGAGGAATTTATGGAGATGTTTGCCTTGACGCAATCACTACCGGGTGTGTTTGCTGTGAATATTTCTATTTTTGTGGGATATAAGTTGTATAAAGTGGGTGGGAGTCTGGTATGTGCATTGGCTACGATTCTTCCCTCTTTTGTTATCATGATGCTGATAGCCGTGTTTTTTGCACGGTTTCAAGATAATGAAGTGATGATTCGCATCTTTAATGGAATACGTCCTGCCGTGGTAGCGTTGATTTTGTTTCCTTGTATTTCTGCTGTAAGAGCTCTGAAACTGAAATACCTTCAGTTAGTTGCTCCTGCCATAGCTACTCTTTTGATTTGGCAGTTTGGACTGTCTCCTATTTATATTGTATTGGCAGGAATTCTGGGAGGATTGGTATATACGTTGTGGTTGAAAGAAAA